The Alligator mississippiensis isolate rAllMis1 chromosome 14, rAllMis1, whole genome shotgun sequence DNA segment GTAAACCCCAAACTGAagctccctcctttcccttctccccctctcatCCTACAGATACcactggagctggggaggggcaggaacaggggagctaggggagagaggctgcagacaggcagctcctcctggataGGCTTCAAAGTAGACCCTGACCCCTCCCAATCCAATAGTCAATGTCTGTTGATTGCTGGgggttgctgtaactcatggcactttttgtgaagcaccatgagttacagagGGGAGCTGtacatctgtcagtgcccctaGATTTAGCTTGGAACCACAAAGCATTTACTCCCAGCTCTGTGTTGTTCCTCTTTAGTATCCCAATATGGCCATGAACCTTTATTGTCTCTTAATACATACCTATCTATGCGTAGTTGGCACACTATTCCCAGGATGTCCACCTCTCCTTTGTCCTTCAGCTGTTGGCATCCAATCCTGGTAGCAATAAAGCAGCCTGTCCGGCCAATTCCTGCACTGAATAGAACCCAAAAGGCCCATTAAACAACAGCTAGGCCGATGGCAAGGGGCACTGGCTCATTTGAGGATGGGACACAAAACCGTTTGCTTCCAGGTTTCAGCTCACTGCCAGCTCAGTTTGGGAGGAAGGGCAGACTGGTCACATCTGTTGCCTAGTTGGCTGCTTCAGTTTGGTTCCAAATGGGCACTGCAGCTATCTACCCACAAGCGGGCCCCTTCATCCCAATTTCAGCCACTTATTGATCATTCTCAGGTCTTTGCTGCAGACTCCTGTTAGAAGAACTCTGTCAGTCAAGAACATAATGgatatgtctacacgtgcacatttgctgcacagtaaccaaaattactgcacagtaccagcacgcatctacacgtgcacacccaaactgtacagtaaatatggtgacttatgctgatatgagcataaatttgatacttgcatcatgcaggtatcaaagttatgcctgattagttactgtgcagtaacgcacatATAGactctttactgtgcagtaacactgtgtgtgtgggctgacttgggactaagtctagtcccaagtcagtccacacacaacattaatgtgctttaatgcctgcacatgtagatgccagcctattctcacttactgtgcagtaaatttaagccaacataaatgtatgtgtagacatgcccaatgtgatGCAATCCCTGAGCAACCCAGCAGGGTTGCTAGGGTCTAGTGCAGGCGCATTTATATCTGAAAGCTGTATTTCCACCACCAGTTCTTGCCAGAATAGCTGTTTGAACACTAGGAGCTCCTTCCTGGTATGGGCTACCAGGATTCCTATGCTGGTAACGTGCTTGCAGTATAGTCATAGTTAGTGTCTACACGGTCTCAGTACCTTTGGATCTGAGTACCACAATTTTATGATACTGTCATGTAGAACAAtgttattattcccattttatggaTGGTGAACTGAAGCACAGAGGACCTAAGTAATTTCAAGGTCATACACATGACCTAAATCAAGGTAATACAAATACACAGAATTGGTAGCAAAGCATGAACCTAAATCTTGTAAATCCCAGGCAGACACCCAGACCTGAACCATCCTGCCTCATTTGTAGGTCAAGGGGTGAATTGTCCAGGGAGAATGGACTCCTGTGTGGAGGTAACAGCTCTGGAAGGAGGTAGGGAAGCTTGTACTGTCAATGCATCTGATTTCTGTTGGTAATGAGAGAAGCTCATTCTAAAGGGAGGTGGCAACACATCCCACCAGCACAAGATTCACATGGCAAGCATGTGATGAGTCAGTGAACAGGTTTAAAGACTGCAAGATGGTTGTCTCCCTACATAGGATGCATGTGGAAAACTGCTTTAAGACTCAGCCACTGCCCTGTACACACTGCATTCAGATTCAGCACATGTGTATGTGGTTGCATCCACTGTCCTACTATGAGGCTGACCAGCTGGAGTCCAGGGTTAAGAGTGCAGAAGAGACTCCCACCCAGCTCTTGCTCTGAGATGGACAGTGAATGTGGGATGCTGGCTGTGAACTATTACCTCTCAGTGGGATGTCTACGTGGCACAAATCAGTGCCATGTAGGGACCCAAGCTAGCTGAATGCTGAAACAGCCAAACTGGGTTAGTGTGGCACTCTGCCATGCTGCATTTTGACAGAGCTTGTTACCCCAAGCTGAGCACTGCAATGAAACAGCTGCACTGCTTCAGTCTGCAGTGATTCCCCCATCAAAACTGGCCAGCTCAGGAGTTCATGTGAATTTTGCTTTCCAGGTTTATGATACTGGCCCCAGGGCTTCCTACCATTCTGTACAGGCAAAGGGAAATGGTGGAGGCAATGCGGCTTTGGAAATTAGGCAAGATACAAAATATAGGGCAAATTCTGTGGTTATAAGTCAGCAATATTAGTCCTAAGGGAAGAAAGCAACAGCACAGCTGGCCTTGTTCCACTAGTCACCCACCTCAAGTGGGTCAGTGGGAGGCCAAAGCCTCTCTCCCACCCTCACCAACTCATCTGCTTTCTGGTCAGACAGACAGAAGCTGACTCCAAATGCTTCCTTCCACACTCTGGTGTGGGAGAGGCTCCTACCTGCAGTGGACAACGATGGGCcccgggggggctgcagccttcTGGATCTCTTCTACCTCTGACACCAAGTGCAGCAGGGGCTTGGCAGACTCAGGGGTCTGCTGGTCCggccaggaggggaaggagatgtGCTTGACATGGCGACATTCATCTTTGAGCTTCCAACCATGagaaaggggtgaggggaggggggaaacagagGTACATGAGCACCCACACAGCGCTGTCCAGACACAATGTGAGCACTGCCCTCCCTGTCAGGatgctgccttcccaccccagggCACCAAGCATGATTGTCTTGCAGCCAAGACTGAACCCCTGCAGGGATGAATGGTAGCCCAGACTGACCATGGCAGCACTGGCAGTCGGGGCTAATGAAGGCATCACCAGCAGTGCATGGAGACAGGTCTGTCCTAAGATGCTCAGCTCAGCAAGAACATgcgctgtcccctccccagtcactCAGCTATGCCAGGCTCTGCATTTCCCAAGTGAAATTTAACCCCAAGATGCTGGGGCCTAAATTCTGCTCTcccttacactggtgtaaatccagACTCATTCCGCTGATTCCACGCTAACACCAACTCCAGGCACCTTAGCGAGGCCCTCTAGACTGTACTATGATGTTCAAGGGCAGTGGTGGGTACAGAGCCtgtctggagcaggagctgcccttgTTGGGAAAGTGATGGTGCTGGAACAGGATTTGAGGTCAAGGAAGAGTGTTGCACAAAGAAACCATCCCcaacagggagcagagagacccttAATCACACAgggcgtttatacacatgctccgggggcgggggagaggccgctttaattacagcagctccaagagccactctaattaaagcacccagagatgtctcatgtatcagtgtccctgcgcttaaaaatggcagcaggagcactttatttaaaactcattgaacaagctttagataaagcacccccaccaccatttttaagtgtggggatgctgatacacaagatgctggaggctgctggagcacagtgattaccacactccagtagaCAAAATTAATCAAGTCCGCtctgacacattgtaattacagtgcgtcagaacagccttgctgcttgtgtataggcgcccACAGAAGTGGGAATCCTGACCCCTGACCTTCCTCCCAGAAGACAATCTGTCCCCGCTTATGCATTAACTCTTGTTGTCCttttgagaagccccatggcCTCAGTTCacagctcccccactcccagcaccgcaGGACAGGGCTCTGGCCCACCTGAATTGAGAGGTTCCGGACCACGTACTCTGTGCACTCGCTCACCCCTCTGACATGGATGGTGAAGGGGCCGTAGGTTGCTTCTTTCTCAGGCCAGTAGTGGACGCATTTCTGAAAGCAGAAGGTGGGGACTggtggtgagggggctgcagaAGGTACCTGCCTAGGGGCTGATGGTGGCCAGCATGTTACTCTCAGGGTGTAGCTGCACTGATAGTCAGGTTGTCCCAACCTCCcagacctccccctgcccccacactgggaaagGGACCCACTGCAAATGATGTGGAGGGTCAGGGGAAGCCAGGGAACTGGCCAGAAGGGTTTGATGGGGCTTGTCCGAGAGGGGATGGTTTAGGGGCAGGTCACTGGGTTTGGGTGTGGCTGAGTGCCTAAGACACTGCAGGTGTGTCCTCTGTCCTTCCAACATCTGCTGCATGCTCCTCTTGCCCCAGAGGTGTCACAGCCACCTCCATACTGGGCACAAGTGCAGGCCCTCCCTGCAGGTAGCTGCAATCAGGCCCTTCCACCTCCtcccagcacctgggagcaatcaatgggaggctgggagagaagaTGTGGGGCCAGTGCAGAGACTGTTGCTTggctgaaaggcagcagcagggggagggagcaaggggatggacaggcttggggccaggagggaaaTGAGTGTAATGGCTGGAAATCCTCCAGGTTGGTTGTGCTGGACCTAGGCCAAGATGCTTGAGCCAGCAGAACCAGTCAGGACAGGAAGAGATTGCACTGAACCAGGCCACCTGATCATACTCCCCCTACACCAGCATTCGTAGGGCCAGCTGCCttcagcctgggctctggccccctgCCTGGATTTACCATGCTGGCTAAGAGCTCATATCCCAGAGCAGAGCTGCTCGGTGCCTGGGGAATGAAGCAGCTGattgctgctggctctgctccacgTAGCTGCCCTAATTTCCCTTATCCTATTAGCACATCAGCAAAACAGGTTCCTGAATAGCCCATGGGTGGAAATCCTAGTGACCAGGGACACTGACAGGGTAGGCTTGTCTGAGAAGAACCACACAAGCTTTCCAGAGCTCCAGTCTCCCAATGTTGCCTGGAGGCAGGGCCTAGAAGCGTGCCTTAAGCTATACACAGATACTTCCCTCACTCattctggtgtaaatcaggaggagCTCTGCCTCCCACATGCCCTAGCTGCTATTTCCATGCAGAGCTGGTGCAGTCAAGTAgatgcccagagccctgggttGGGAATCTCTGACTGCAGAGCAGGTCTGTCTTGTGCCCCTTCTGTACCTGGTCTTCCAGGTCAGTATTAACcatagccccctgctccaggctgtGGCCAAATGCCAGGTCTTTCCCCAGCAACATGGAGCAGGTGTGCAGGCCCTGTTCAGCACCTCTTTGCCTTCCTTCAGCTTGGTGATCATGACAATAAGCGGCACGCCTTCCTGCCACACCATCTCCCAGAAGTCAACCACTGTGTTAAGCATCGGCCCCTGCGTGGCAATGTACTCTCTCTCACGTCCCGCGTAGCCCTGGAACCAGAAGGGTGGGAGGCAGTTAGATGAGGCTGCATGAGAAGGAACCACCATGAGCAGGTCACCGACTGGTGACATCTGGAAACATCATGTCTCCTTACCCATAAGCCACAGCAGCCTGTATTGATCTTGCTTTGTGCAACGACTGGACTAGACCTTGTccgatcccttccagccctgttttcctatgatcctaagaaaGACAATGGCCTCTGCTTGTTGTATCTATCCACGTGAGTGGTTAGGTTCCCACACATACAATGAGGACTGTCCACAGCTGACTCCCATCTCCTTGGAGTATTTTAGGACAAGTTATCCATCATCTGACTGTGTTAGGTCTCCCTAAGAGtacttctccctccccttccatttaTCTTGGAGAAGTTTTCCAACATTTTATAAACCTGAGCTGGAACTAATAACACCCAAGTCTGGCTGCCAGGGTAAGTCAACAGACTAGCTCTGCACTGTGGCATAGAGCTGGGGACCCTGGCCCAGATCACAGGGCACCAAGCATGTAATAGTCTTGCAATACTGATAGCGGCCATAGTGAGCTTTAAAGGATCCTATTTTATATAACctgggcctgattttcaaagatgcCAAGCACCCGTAGCTTCTACATGACTCAactgctacacttgctagcaccgctgctgaaagagacttgggggtcatgattgaccacaagatgaacatgagccaccaatgcaatgttgcagctggtaaagcaaaccaaactctggcttgcatccatagatacgtctcaagtaaatctcaggatgtcgtcctcctgctgtactcagccttggtgaggccgcagctggagtactgtgtccaattctgggctccacaattcaaaaaggatgtggagaagcttgagagagtccagaggagagccacatgcatgatcagagggcaggaaaataggccttatgaagagaggttgagagccatgggacacttcagtctggaaaagcgcaggctcaggggggacctggtggctgcttataagtacacaAGTgctgtacatcaggatctgggaaaacgtctgttcaccagagcgccccaaggaaaaataaggaccaacggtcataaactcctccaagaccattttaggctggacataagaaaaaatttatTTATGGTCCAAGCctccaagacctggaatagactccctccagaagtggtgcaggcgtctactctggactcattcaagaactgcttggatgcttaccttgctgggatcctttgaccctagctgacttcctgcccctggggcagggggctagacttgatgatctttgaggtcctttcaagtcctaacgtctatgaaatctatgaaactgcagctGTAGGTACCCAGCACCCCCACCTAAGGGGAATGCACTGTTTGAAAGAGAAGCTGTCACTCCTTGAACCCTCTCAGGGTGAtacccctgccttctgccagtcacATCTGTAAGTGGAGCTGTAGATTAGGGTCTGTGTGATTGGAACTATCCCAGAGAGGCTGGACATGTAACAAAGGTCACGGCAAGACAGGCTGGGTGGGTTCTTACCTCCAGCCACTATTTTGGCAGAGTTTTCCCAGTAAAGCCTTATCTAGAAATAGTGTCTTTTCTCTGTGGAGGCTGATGTGTCATCAAATGTGTTGCAGAGAACTTTAAAATAGATCATGGCCTGCCAAATATTCAGCTACCGGACACATTTGCCAATTCCCTGAAGCATTACAGCAAGTTTTACATATTGACATAATCTGAGATTCTGTATAGAGGATTTTATGCAACACAGAACCAAGCCATGGAAATACTGTGTAGACAAGTGCAAAGGGTGTGCTGCTATATGTGAATGTGTATGTAGACAGAGAGGGTTTGTGTATACAGGTATGCACATGgattgatggtagtcttatgcagagtttatATTATGTTTGTATGTGATGGTTGGGATAGTTGTGGTTGTATGGGATGATCCTGGCAggaagttggactaaatgatttatggaggtcccgtccagctctacttctctatgactccatGACAAGAGCAAGCATGTAAACTTGTATGAGTACACATACAAaattatagtgtgtgtatgtgtgtgctgttgtgtgtgtgcatataggcAGCATGTGTACATATGAATATGGGAACACAACAgtaacatgtgtgtgtgtgtgtgactgtgtgtaaATAATGGTGCATGTATGTGCGTAAATGTGTGTACAAAagcaatgtgtatgtgtgtgcacccACAAGGGcagtatgtatgtatatgaatGTAAACACAGTAAAGTAtaggtgtgcacatgcatgagAATTTGAATGTATGTACACAAAGACAGCGTATgcagcacatgcacatgtgtatcTAAGGGCAGCATGAATGTATGCCAGTGCATGCCCAAAggtagtgtgagtgtgtgcatgtgtttggtcaaaaatgcagtgtgtgtgtttgtgtgtgtgtgtgtgtatgtgtgtgtgtaagtgtatgtgtgcacCCCATGTGGCCCCATGCTCTCACAGTCTGACAGCAGGATAATGGTGTTCTGTGATGTGCTGTGTTTTCACATGGGGAAAATGTCATACTGGGTCATGTGCTGAAATAAGCCCAtgaaccctgctctcctgcatTTGTGATAAACAGTCGGACTGTCCCATGAAGACTTGCACTGAGGCCATGCTTGTGCCATCTACTGGTGGTCTAagcccaggactgggagccaggactcctacAACCAAAGCTTGGCTCTAGCACTGGCCTGTTGTGTAACCCTTGAGCACCTCACTATGCCTTAGTTTACATATCTGTAACAGCGAAGCCCAATGAGTATTACCAAAAACTGTGAAGCAGGGACACATTAGTGGTCTTATTGTAATCTCATGTCACTCTGCCTCTCACTTCATGGCCTCTATTCATACTCACCTGTGACCTAAGGCCATGAAATACCCTGTCTAGAGTGAGCATCTGCTTGACCTAAGCAAGCAGCCTGTTCTTAGATGCcttggcagcctctctctctctctgtctgcccCCAGGTTAACTTAGCCTGGTACATGTCAGCAGGAATGACAGAGTACTCCTATTCTCCATGCCAACACAATCCCTAGGCTTTGTTTGCAAATGTTAGCTCAAATGTTTTCAAAAGTTCAAATGGAGCCAGGAAGGTGCAATTCTGCCTCTCACCAGCAGAGAGCGGTACTAACAAGGTAGTTAAGGAGTGAGGTTTGCACCAGGGCTTCTTCCCACAATGCCCTCCAAGCGGGTCCCCATGGTGGGCACAGTGCTGTGCTGTgtgcccagagggcaggaagcTCCTGGCTTCCACAGCAGAGTCCTGGCCCCTAGCTCCTGCCAGCTGGCAaactctgcctcctgctgccaggggtgcagccctggcactggctgctGTGGGGATGTAATCACAGAGATGTGTGTGGGGATAGAAGTTGTAATTTAAAGATGCTCCTTCACTAAGAAGACGGAGGGAGTGATTAACTGGGGAATGGTCCCTCAGTTGGGTAGTTAGTCAGTTACAGACAAAgagtctgcagaggttgcctccTGCTCCACAAATAAAGTTTGTTGTTTAGTTCCTCTCCTTCATTGTATGTGCCTATGTTTATTGAACCCGATGATTACTACAGCATGGACTTAGACCCACCAACTTGTTACACCCAGGATGACGTGTGTCATTCCCTGCACAGCCGGACTGAATTCAAGCTGGGGATTCCTGG contains these protein-coding regions:
- the PTPN7 gene encoding tyrosine-protein phosphatase non-receptor type 7 isoform X2 — encoded protein: MLDMSSLGSVEPIQRVCTPRDITLRFLRTSSHILTKEELPHQAKSLTQLQEEFSKIPPNFVNPEELDIPGRASKDRYKTILPNPQSRVCLRRAGSQEDETYINANYITGYAGREREYIATQGPMLNTVVDFWEMVWQEGVPLIVMITKLKEGKEKCVHYWPEKEATYGPFTIHVRGVSECTEYVVRNLSIQLKDECRHVKHISFPSWPDQQTPESAKPLLHLVSEVEEIQKAAAPPGPIVVHCSAGIGRTGCFIATRIGCQQLKDKGEVDILGIVCQLRIDRGGMIQTSEQYQFLHHTLALYASQLPETTGP